Proteins found in one Ovis canadensis isolate MfBH-ARS-UI-01 breed Bighorn chromosome 20, ARS-UI_OviCan_v2, whole genome shotgun sequence genomic segment:
- the ATP6V1G2 gene encoding V-type proton ATPase subunit G 2 isoform X1, whose protein sequence is MSFLPEGAGEMASQSQGIQQLLQAEKRAAEKVADARKRKARRLKQAKEEAQMEVDQYRREREQEFQSKQQAAMGSQGNLSAEVEQATRRQVQGMQSSQQRNRERVLAQLLGMVCDVRPQVHPNYRIAA, encoded by the exons ATGTCGTTCCTCCCCGAGGGGGCAGGAG AAATGGCCAGTCAATCCCAGGGTATCCAGCAGCTCCTGCAAGCCGAGAAGCGGGCGGCTGAGAAGGTGGCAGATGCCAGAAAGA GGAAGGCCCGGCGTCTGAAACAGGCAAAGGAGGAGGCACAAATGGAGGTGGACCAGTAccgcagagagagagagcaagaattCCAGAGCAAGCAGCAGGCA GCCATGGGCTCCCAAGGGAACTTGTCAGCTGAGGTGGAGCAGGCTACAAGGCGCCAGGTGCAGGGCATGCAGAGCTCCCAGCAGAGAAACCGTGAACGTGTCCTGGCCCAGCTTCTCGGCATGGTCTGTGACGTCAGGCCCCAGGTCCACCCCAACTACCGGATTGCTGCCTAG
- the ATP6V1G2 gene encoding V-type proton ATPase subunit G 2 isoform X2: MASQSQGIQQLLQAEKRAAEKVADARKRKARRLKQAKEEAQMEVDQYRREREQEFQSKQQAAMGSQGNLSAEVEQATRRQVQGMQSSQQRNRERVLAQLLGMVCDVRPQVHPNYRIAA, encoded by the exons ATGGCCAGTCAATCCCAGGGTATCCAGCAGCTCCTGCAAGCCGAGAAGCGGGCGGCTGAGAAGGTGGCAGATGCCAGAAAGA GGAAGGCCCGGCGTCTGAAACAGGCAAAGGAGGAGGCACAAATGGAGGTGGACCAGTAccgcagagagagagagcaagaattCCAGAGCAAGCAGCAGGCA GCCATGGGCTCCCAAGGGAACTTGTCAGCTGAGGTGGAGCAGGCTACAAGGCGCCAGGTGCAGGGCATGCAGAGCTCCCAGCAGAGAAACCGTGAACGTGTCCTGGCCCAGCTTCTCGGCATGGTCTGTGACGTCAGGCCCCAGGTCCACCCCAACTACCGGATTGCTGCCTAG
- the DDX39B gene encoding spliceosome RNA helicase DDX39B, whose translation MAENDVDNELLDYEDDEVETAAGGDGAEAPAKKDVKGSYVSIHSSGFRDFLLKPELLRAIVDCGFEHPSEVQHECIPQAILGMDVLCQAKSGMGKTAVFVLATLQQLEPVTGQVSVLVMCHTRELAFQISKEYERFSKYMPSVKVAVFFGGLSIKKDEEVLKKNCPHIVVGTPGRILALARNKSLNLKHIKHFILDECDKMLEQLDMRRDVQEIFRMTPHEKQVMMFSATLSKEIRPVCRKFMQDPMEIFVDDETKLTLHGLQQYYVKLKDNEKNRKLFDLLDVLEFNQVVIFVKSVQRCIALAQLLVEQNFPAIAIHRGMPQEERLSRYQQFKDFQRRILVATNLFGRGMDIERVNIAFNYDMPEDSDTYLHRVARAGRFGTKGLAITFVSDENDAKILNDVQDRFEVNISELPDEIDISSYIEQTR comes from the exons ATGGCGGAGAACGATGTGGACAATGAGCTCTTGGATTATGAAGATGATGAGGTGGAGACGGCAGCTGGGGGAGATGGGGCTGAGGCCCCTGCCAAGAAGGATGTCAAGGGCTCCTATGTCTCCATCCACAGCTCTGGCTTTCGTGACTTCCTGCTCAAGCCAGAGTTGCTCCGGGCCATTGTTGACTGTGGCTTTGAGCATCCATCAGAAG TCCAGCATGAGTGCATCCCTCAAGCCATCCTGGGAATGGACGTCCTATGCCAGGCCAAGTCAGGCATGGGAAAGACAGCAGTGTTTGTGCTGGCTACCCTACAACAATTGGAGCCAGTTACTGGACAG gtgtCTGTACTGGTGATGTGTCACACTCGGGAGTTGGCTTTTCAGATCAGCAAGGAGTATGAGCGCTTCTCCAAATACATGCCCAGCGTCAAG GTTGCAGTGTTTTTTGGTGGTCTGTCTATCAAGAAGGATGAAGAGGTGCTGAAGAAGAACTGCCCGCATATCGTCGTGGGGACCCCTGGCCGCATCCTAGCCCTGGCTCGAAATAAGAGCCTCAACCTCAAACACATTAAACACTTTATCTTGGATGAATGCGATAAGATGCTTGAACAGCTCG ACATGCGTCGGGATGTCCAGGAAATTTTTCGCATGACCCCCCATGAGAAGCAGGTCATGATGTTCAGTGCTACCTTGAGCAAAGAGATTCGTCCAGTCTGCCGCAAGTTCATGCAAGAC ccaATGGAGATCTTCGTGGATGATGAGACGAAGCTGACGCTGCATGGATTGCAGCAGTACTACGTGAAACTGAAGGACAACGAGAAGAACCGGAAGCTCTTTGACCTTCTGGATGTCCTTGAATTCAACCAG GTGGTGATATTTGTGAAGTCTGTGCAGCGTTGCATTGCCCTGGCCCAGCTCCTGGTGGAGCAGAACTTCCCAGCCATTGCTATCCACCGTGGGATGCCCCAGGAGGAGAG GCTTTCTCGGTATCAGCAATTTAAAGATTTTCAACGACGGATTCTTGTGGCTACCAACCTGTTTGGCCGAGGCATGGACATCGAGCGGGTGAACATTGCTTTTAACTACGACATGCCTGAGGATTCAGACACCTACCTGCATCGG GTGGCCAGAGCAGGTCGGTTTGGCACCAAGGGCTTGGCCATCACATTTGTGTCAGATGAGAATGATGCCAAGATCCTCAATGATGTGCAGGATCGCTTTGAAGTCAATATAAGTGAGCTGCCTGATGAGATAGACATCTCCTCCTACA ttgaaCAGACGCGGTAG
- the MCCD1 gene encoding mitochondrial coiled-coil domain protein 1 produces MVLPLAWLSQCCRRLLPSWAPTPQGSWRCCSQKPRSSTAETSSTRSGKMSPSRECQPRPTAELAQAEELLEQQLELYQALVEGQEGAWEAQALVLKTQKLKEQMRRHRAWEKSPRHSISGPFTLQP; encoded by the exons ATGGTCCTCCCTCTGGCCTGGCTCTCCCAATGCTGCCGCCGCCTCCTGCCATCCTGGGCCCCCACACCCCAGGGCTCCTGGAGGTGCTGCTCCCAGAAACCCAGGAGCAGCACAGCAGAGACGAGCTCCACACGCAGTGGGAAGATGTCACCTTCCAGG GAGTGCCAGCCCCGCCCCACAGCTGAGCTGGCCCAGGCGGAGGAGCTGCTGGAGCAGCAGCTGGAGCTGTACCAGGCCCTGGTGGAAGGGCAAGAGggggcctgggaagcccaggccctGGTGCTCAAGACACAGAAGCTGAAGGAACAGATGCGGAGACACAGAGCCTGGGAGAAGTCGCCTAGGCATTCCATCAGTGGCCCCTTCACCCTCCAGCCCTGA